TTGCATTGGTTCTGCTGTCAAGAAGGGCTccatcctgcccacagcagccccctcccaccccaaacTAACGCCCACTTCTCTGCTTCCAGGAGGCCTCGACATGCTGATTCTTAACCACGTCGGCAAGTCGTACTTCAATTACTTCGATGGGGATGTTGGGCACGTCCAGAAGCTCCTGAACATCAACTTCCTGAGCTACGTGGCCATGACAGTCTCTGCCCTACCCATGCTGAAGCGGAGCGGGGGCAGCATCGTGGTGGTCTCCTCCATGGCAGGTGAGTGGGAGCGAGGTCTGGGACATGGGATTCCATGGGCTGGTTTTTGTAAGAAGCACGGGCACCTcagaggaggcagcagccacagTCTTCAGGTCTTTTTCGCATTTCTCAGTGTTCTGATGCAATCCCACTGCCCCACCTTGCTCCCCGAGGAGCCTGGTGATTAAACCCCACACCCAGCGGTGCAGCGGAGCTTATGTAGCTCCAGTCCTacaaagaaaaggggaaacGCCGTCCTTTCTCACTGCACCGTTCCTCTGACGGTCCGTTGTGGTTTGCCAGGTCAAGATCCTGCAAATGTTTGCAGAGCCTGTTCTAATACATTTCTGCTAAGTCAGGAGATTAAATtaacagcagctgcactgctggggaTCGGCTCCGCTCAGCACCCAAAGGCAGGAGATTAAAATTTGCTCCATGGCCGCTGCCTGTTGCTCAcacctgagcagagctgtgagacGTGCTGCTGGGCTTCAGACTGTAACAGAGCCGGAGGCTGACAGgaatgctgtgcagtgctgctgctcaggtgCCAGGGTGACGTTTCCCCTAACAGTAAACTCTCTTTGGCTAAAATCCTTTGTCTGATGAAGCGCAAAACAGAGGCTTATGTGGTGCGGCTTTCCATGCTTTAATGGAACTTCACTCTGTGTCCAGGTAAAGTTGGGTTTCCCTTTACGGTCCCCTACTCTGCAACTAAGTTTGCCCTGGATGGATTTTTCAGCTCCCTGAGGCAGGAATTCAACATCCAGAGCGTTAACGTTTCCATCACACTCTGCATCCTTGGCTTCATTGACACTGGTAAGCTCCATCCGTGCTATCTGGCTGCCCGGGAACTGAGCATGGCGCTCCCAGCTTCGTGCCCTCCCCTCCTGTGCCCCCACAtccagtgctgcttttcctgctgtagTGGGAGTGAGTGCAGCATCGCCTCTGCTctcagtgggttcctacctctCTTCCACCAAAAAACAGCCTCCAGACCCATTTGTTTCCCTGCACTATACTCAGGTGGGATATTAGGACAAATTCACTCTCAGGAGGAGCAGTCAGGCagtggcagaggctgcccagcaaggctggggagtcaccgtccctggaggtgttgagagctgtggagatgtggcacttggggacacgGTCACAGCGGGGAtggtggggttggacttgaggatcttagagctcttttccaaccttatggACTCTGTGAAAATCAGCCACTGTGCACAGGTTGGGACAGCCTAAATTCAATGAACTTGTGGAGGCACTGGCCACATATCTCCCATTCATCTCATCTGACGCAGTGAGCTATGGGAGTGAAAGCGATGACGGGAGCAACTTgaagctgcttctgctttccagtgctTACATTACATCTAACTGCAGGAATAGACGAGGCAGCCTCCCTCAGCCCCCCAGCTTGCTCATTGCAGGCAAACCCAGGGGGAGGGCAACCAGAGGGCAGCCCGACTGAAACCTCTCTCGTTCCTCGACTAGAGAACGCCATGCGTGCGGCCGCCGACGTTCTCCTGATGTCCCCGGCTCCCAAAGAGGAGTGCGCCCTGGAGATCATCAAGGGAGGAACCCTGCGCCAGCGCGAGGTGTATTACCGCTACGCATCCACCAAActgccgctgctgctgcgggATTGGGCCGCCGAGCTGCTGGATCTGCTGGTGCGGCAGCGCTACCGCCccgagcggctgcgggcggcATGAGCCGTGCCGAGCTGCGGGCAACGGCACCGCCGGGCCGACAGCCGCCTCTGCTGGCCGCAGCCgtgcctgcagccctccccGTCAGTTACCTTTAATAACCGCCTCGCTCCGAGAGGAGCCGGCTGGGACCCCCGGCTGCGACCCCCGGCTGCGCTGCGGGAGGCGGCAGCGCGGATTCCGGCAGCTGCGCCCTTCGTGCTTGGAAGCAGCCATCGTGGTTGGAGCCGTGCCCTTCCCCAGACCCGGGAAAAGCAGTAACTAACATTATTAAGTGCAGCTTACTAACCTTGATGTGCGCTCTGTggatttgtgttgttttgtttttaatctcttttttcaTTACTAAACGCTGCTGCAAACGGGCATCACTCCATTGACTTGCCTTTCTTCGATTATTGAATATTGTAATAAACCATTATTTCATTGGAAGAATAACAGTCTAGCCTGgttttcatttagtttaaagACCAAGCTCGATGCAAATCCATTCACCAAATTAATTCTTTGGGGTACACAGACACTGACTACAAAAAGCCCCCAgacacacagtgctgctttggTGCTCCCCTAAGCCATGAGCTCAGTGCAAGGCACAGTGCTCACTGAAGGCAAAACCTCAGCACGAGCCTGCAGCAAAGCAACACAGCTCCCCTCACCCTGGCACTGATGCACCCGAATGGTACTGCCACCCAAAATCAGTGCCCACCCTTCTGATCACTGCCTGCTGCAAGATGAAATGAGAATCCCCCAGGCCACTCCCCGGGATCGTTTTGCCCCTCACTTTCTAGAGGTAGATGGGAGCTGCACCTCTGTTCTCCTTGTGTGCACAGAGCAGGTTTTGCCCTTTAAATTTCTCTTTGGGAAAATTACTTGTGAGGCAGTTTGCCATTTGCCCAGGCAGGTTCCGAGCACTGACACAGAACACCTGTGAAAGCTGAAGATCTTCATTATTCACCTCTTGGCTCTTGAAGTGCCTTTCACACTGTGCCTCTCACTGGGTTCTTCAAGGGAGAGTACAATTGTGTGT
Above is a window of Gallus gallus isolate bGalGal1 chromosome 26, bGalGal1.mat.broiler.GRCg7b, whole genome shotgun sequence DNA encoding:
- the HSD11B1A gene encoding corticosteroid 11-beta-dehydrogenase isozyme 1 isoform X2, yielding MGLLQKILIPVLGLVLAFCFYSSRENFRPEMLKGKRVIVTGASTGIGEQMAYHLARMGAHVLVTARTEAKLQQVVERCRALGAGSARLVSGSMEDMATTRQLVEVAEAELGGLDMLILNHVGKSYFNYFDGDVGHVQKLLNINFLSYVAMTVSALPMLKRSGGSIVVVSSMAGKVGFPFTVPYSATKFALDGFFSSLRQEFNIQSVNVSITLCILGFIDTENAMRAAADVLLMSPAPKEECALEIIKGGTLRQREVYYRYASTKLPLLLRDWAAELLDLLVRQRYRPERLRAA
- the HSD11B1A gene encoding corticosteroid 11-beta-dehydrogenase isozyme 1 isoform X3, producing MGLLQKILIPVLGLVLAFCFYSSRENFRPEMLKGKRVIVTGASTGIGEQMAYHLARMGAHVLVTARTEAKLQQVNGGLDMLILNHVGKSYFNYFDGDVGHVQKLLNINFLSYVAMTVSALPMLKRSGGSIVVVSSMAGKVGFPFTVPYSATKFALDGFFSSLRQEFNIQSVNVSITLCILGFIDTENAMRAAADVLLMSPAPKEECALEIIKGGTLRQREVYYRYASTKLPLLLRDWAAELLDLLVRQRYRPERLRAA
- the HSD11B1A gene encoding corticosteroid 11-beta-dehydrogenase isozyme 1 isoform X1, which translates into the protein MGLLQKILIPVLGLVLAFCFYSSRENFRPEMLKGKRVIVTGASTGIGEQMAYHLARMGAHVLVTARTEAKLQQVNGKLGTHTCTHKHRKANLTSQVVERCRALGAGSARLVSGSMEDMATTRQLVEVAEAELGGLDMLILNHVGKSYFNYFDGDVGHVQKLLNINFLSYVAMTVSALPMLKRSGGSIVVVSSMAGKVGFPFTVPYSATKFALDGFFSSLRQEFNIQSVNVSITLCILGFIDTENAMRAAADVLLMSPAPKEECALEIIKGGTLRQREVYYRYASTKLPLLLRDWAAELLDLLVRQRYRPERLRAA